The Armatimonadota bacterium genome includes a window with the following:
- a CDS encoding DNA mismatch repair protein MutS — MTARQTPMQRQYAAIKEQYPDVLVMFRMGDFYEMFDEDAEKAAPILEIVLTRRDGRPMCGVPYHALERYMARLLAAGMRVAVCDQVEDPKKAKGLVRREVTRVVSAGTVLEDSFLPASANNFLAALAPGASSSGVAVADVSTGEFLVTQFAGEKHLGEALAEIERLRPAECVISERDEDLAEPLRAAGCRLVTPVSRNGAFAAGPRQTLLEHFGVASLLGFGCEDLEQAQEAAALIVTYLRASNPGALAHLRSLSTYSAERYMQLDAATRRNLELTVSQSEDQQATLLRVVDCTRTPMGARLLRRWLEQPLLDLEAIRERQGGVKALVEDVLLRGDVRDLLSGVQDVERIVARASSGVAGPRDLLALARSLERTGDLAGAASRTESPLVRELAERCRPPEGVAEEILAAIDDSAPLHVRDGGVIRAGYSSELDTLRDVAHGGREWIARIESEERERTGIKSLKVGYNSVFGYYIEVSKANTALVPDHYIRKQTTTNAERYITPELKEHEATVLGAQERAVALEQELFAQVRGAVAARAQELLGLAQAVAELDALASLAETAHTNRWVCPEVDDSDEILVQAGRHPVVEKSLGMGAFVPNDVKVDTRDDCLLIITGPNMAGKSTYLRQTALIVLLAQAGSFVPADRAKIGVVDRIFTRIGARDELASARSTFMVEMTETANILNNATSRSLVLLDEIGRGTSTYDGLSIAWAVAEFLAKARIKTLFATHYHHLNQLASQLPGVRNYRVAVREEADRIIWLHRIMPGGTDRSYGIQVARLAGLPEEVVARAQEVLRDLEEDEGNAGVAPRRAPAPAQVRQLTLFEAAPSPVVEKLKKMDISTMTPVEALTALWQLQKEAETE; from the coding sequence ATGACCGCCAGACAGACCCCCATGCAGCGACAGTATGCGGCCATCAAGGAGCAGTATCCGGATGTGCTCGTCATGTTCCGGATGGGGGATTTTTACGAGATGTTCGATGAGGACGCCGAGAAGGCCGCACCCATCCTGGAGATCGTCCTGACCCGGCGCGACGGCCGTCCGATGTGCGGTGTTCCCTATCACGCGCTGGAGCGCTACATGGCCCGGCTTCTGGCGGCGGGAATGCGGGTGGCCGTCTGTGATCAGGTGGAGGATCCCAAGAAGGCGAAGGGCCTGGTCCGCCGCGAGGTCACACGAGTTGTCTCGGCCGGTACCGTCCTGGAGGACAGCTTCCTTCCCGCCTCGGCCAACAACTTTCTGGCAGCCCTTGCCCCCGGCGCATCCTCATCGGGCGTGGCCGTGGCGGACGTCTCCACCGGAGAATTCCTGGTCACGCAGTTCGCGGGAGAGAAGCATCTGGGGGAAGCTCTGGCAGAGATCGAACGCCTGAGACCAGCGGAGTGTGTCATCTCCGAGCGTGACGAGGATCTCGCCGAGCCGCTTCGAGCCGCGGGTTGCCGGCTGGTCACCCCTGTCTCGCGGAACGGCGCTTTCGCCGCAGGACCGCGTCAGACCCTGTTGGAGCATTTCGGGGTGGCGAGCCTCCTCGGTTTCGGTTGCGAAGATCTGGAGCAGGCCCAGGAGGCTGCGGCGCTCATTGTGACCTACCTCCGGGCATCCAACCCGGGAGCTCTGGCGCATCTGCGTTCCCTCTCCACTTACTCCGCCGAGCGCTATATGCAACTGGACGCCGCGACGCGCCGCAACCTGGAGTTGACCGTCTCGCAAAGCGAGGATCAGCAGGCCACACTGCTGCGGGTGGTGGATTGCACGCGCACGCCTATGGGTGCGCGCCTGCTGCGGAGGTGGCTGGAGCAGCCGCTTTTGGACCTTGAGGCCATCCGCGAGCGTCAGGGCGGCGTGAAGGCGCTGGTGGAAGACGTTCTGCTGCGGGGCGATGTGCGGGATCTGCTTTCCGGAGTGCAGGATGTCGAGCGGATCGTTGCGCGGGCCTCGTCCGGCGTCGCGGGACCGCGCGATCTGCTGGCGCTTGCCCGGTCGCTGGAGAGAACGGGCGACCTGGCCGGGGCGGCATCGCGGACTGAGTCGCCCCTTGTCCGGGAACTGGCGGAGCGTTGCCGGCCGCCGGAAGGAGTTGCGGAGGAGATCCTCGCCGCCATTGATGACTCCGCTCCCCTCCACGTGCGGGACGGCGGGGTCATCCGGGCCGGCTATTCCTCCGAGCTGGACACACTGAGGGATGTGGCGCACGGCGGGCGCGAGTGGATCGCCCGCATCGAATCGGAAGAACGGGAGCGCACCGGCATTAAGAGCCTGAAGGTGGGCTACAACTCGGTGTTCGGGTATTACATCGAAGTCTCGAAAGCCAACACAGCGCTGGTGCCGGATCATTACATCCGCAAGCAGACCACCACGAACGCCGAACGCTACATCACCCCCGAGCTGAAAGAGCACGAGGCCACCGTGCTGGGGGCCCAGGAGCGCGCCGTGGCGCTGGAGCAGGAGCTGTTCGCGCAGGTCCGGGGGGCTGTGGCGGCGCGGGCTCAGGAGCTTCTCGGGTTAGCCCAAGCCGTGGCGGAGCTCGACGCGCTGGCGAGTTTGGCCGAGACCGCTCACACCAACCGCTGGGTCTGTCCGGAAGTAGATGATTCCGATGAGATTCTGGTGCAGGCCGGGCGCCATCCGGTGGTGGAGAAGAGCCTGGGGATGGGAGCGTTCGTCCCCAACGATGTAAAGGTGGACACCCGCGACGACTGCCTGCTCATCATCACGGGGCCGAATATGGCGGGTAAGAGCACGTATCTGCGGCAGACGGCGCTCATCGTCCTGCTGGCCCAGGCCGGCAGCTTCGTCCCGGCGGACCGCGCAAAGATAGGGGTGGTGGACCGCATCTTCACGCGCATCGGAGCGCGCGATGAGCTTGCCAGTGCCCGAAGCACGTTCATGGTGGAGATGACGGAGACCGCCAACATCCTCAATAACGCCACCTCTCGCAGTCTGGTGCTGCTGGACGAGATCGGCAGGGGGACCAGCACCTACGACGGGCTTTCCATCGCCTGGGCTGTGGCGGAGTTTCTGGCGAAGGCGCGCATCAAGACGCTGTTCGCCACGCACTACCACCATCTGAACCAGCTTGCGTCTCAGCTGCCGGGCGTCCGGAACTACCGGGTGGCGGTGCGGGAAGAGGCGGACCGGATCATCTGGCTGCACCGCATCATGCCGGGAGGGACGGACCGTAGCTATGGAATTCAGGTGGCCCGGCTGGCCGGCCTGCCGGAGGAGGTTGTTGCCCGCGCGCAGGAGGTTCTGAGGGATCTGGAGGAGGACGAGGGCAACGCAGGGGTCGCGCCGCGCCGGGCTCCGGCACCGGCCCAGGTGAGGCAGCTGACGCTTTTCGAGGCAGCCCCTTCGCCGGTGGTGGAGAAGTTGAAGAAGATGGACATCTCCACCATGACCCCCGTGGAGGCGCTCACCGCCCTGTGGCAGCTTCAGAAAGAGGCGGAGACAGAGTGA
- a CDS encoding response regulator produces MANILVVEDDKINAKLFELVLTRVGGFAVTVTEDADEVIRIASEGQADLILMDVSLSNTEYEGVPVDGIELTRILKQDARTSSIPVVLTTAHALRGDRERFLQQSGADGYVSKPIEDNRALVSLVQGLLNSSEAQLSKAA; encoded by the coding sequence ATGGCAAACATTCTGGTCGTCGAAGACGACAAGATAAACGCAAAACTGTTCGAGCTGGTGCTGACAAGGGTGGGCGGCTTCGCCGTGACGGTCACCGAGGACGCCGATGAGGTGATCAGGATCGCTTCGGAAGGTCAGGCGGACCTGATCCTGATGGACGTCTCTCTGTCCAACACCGAATACGAAGGTGTCCCGGTGGACGGAATCGAGCTGACCCGCATCCTCAAGCAGGATGCGCGGACCTCATCCATCCCCGTGGTGCTGACCACCGCGCACGCCCTGAGGGGGGATCGGGAGCGTTTTCTCCAGCAGTCCGGAGCGGACGGCTACGTCTCAAAGCCGATCGAGGACAACCGGGCGCTGGTATCCCTGGTGCAGGGGCTTCTGAACTCCTCCGAGGCGCAGCTGTCGAAGGCCGCCTGA
- the bcp gene encoding putative peroxiredoxin bcp: MAIIAEGQKAPDFSLPASTGETVSLSQFQGKNVVLYFYPKDDTPGCTTEACSFRDNLSEFDAADTVVLGVSRDDVASHQRFSQKYSLPFPLLADTDGSVTEAYGVWQEKNMYGKKTWGIVRSTFIIDRDGVVRKVFPKVKVDGHTAEVLEFIRSNLQ; encoded by the coding sequence ATGGCAATAATCGCTGAAGGCCAGAAAGCGCCGGATTTTTCGCTTCCCGCATCCACCGGAGAGACAGTCTCCCTGTCGCAGTTCCAGGGGAAGAATGTGGTCCTCTACTTCTATCCCAAGGACGACACTCCGGGCTGCACCACCGAGGCATGCTCTTTCCGCGACAATCTCAGCGAGTTCGATGCGGCGGATACCGTGGTGCTGGGGGTCAGCCGGGACGACGTTGCATCTCACCAGAGGTTCAGTCAGAAATACAGCCTTCCTTTCCCGCTCCTGGCGGATACGGACGGCTCCGTGACGGAAGCCTACGGGGTCTGGCAGGAGAAGAATATGTACGGCAAGAAGACCTGGGGCATCGTGCGCAGCACATTCATCATTGACCGGGACGGGGTCGTGCGCAAGGTATTTCCCAAGGTGAAGGTGGACGGTCACACCGCCGAGGTTCTGGAGTTCATCCGGAGCAATCTGCAGTAG